In Drosophila nasuta strain 15112-1781.00 chromosome 2R, ASM2355853v1, whole genome shotgun sequence, a single genomic region encodes these proteins:
- the LOC132785572 gene encoding programmed cell death protein 10: MTMGEREPTSSLVLPVILRPIFTQLERRDVGAAQSLRSAILKSEQNNPGFCYDLVASIVRRADLNVNLNEAVLRLQGNITEADLNEYRLTRTEEPFQELNRKSVALKVILSRIPDEINDRKTFLETIKEIASAIKKLLDVVNEIGSFIPGVTGKQAVEQRKKEFVKYSKKFSTTLKEYFKEGQPNAVFISALFLIRQTNQIMLTVKSKCE, from the exons ATGACCATGGGCGAGCGTGAGCCAACTTCGTCTCTCGTTCTGCCCGTTATACTGAGGCCTATTTTCACACAG CTCGAGCGACGCGACGTTGGAGCAGCACAGTCGCTGCGCTCAGCGATACTCAAATCGGAGCAGAACAATCCGGGCTTCTGCTATGACCTCGTTGCGTCGATCGTGCGACGCGCCGATCTAAATGTCAACCTAAATGAGGCCGTCTTGCGTTTGCAGGGCAACATTACCGAGGCAGACC TTAATGAATATCGCTTAACACGCACCGAGGAACCGTTCCAGGAGCTGAATCGCAAGTCGGTGGCCCTTAAAGTGATACTCAGTCGCATACCCGATGAGATCAATGATCGCAAGACCTTCCTCGAGACAATCAA GGAAATCGCTAGCGCCATAAAGAAGCTGCTCGATGTGGTCAACGAGATTGGTTCGTTTATTCCAGGCGTCACTGGGAAACAGGCTGTCGAGCAGCGCAAGAAGGAGtttgttaaatattcaaaGAAGTTCAGCACAACGCTGAAGGAATACTTCAAAGAAGGACA GCCGAATGCAGTATTCATAAGTGCACTTTTTTTAATAAGGCAAACGAATCAAATAATGCTGACAGTTAAGAGTAAATGCGAgtag
- the LOC132785565 gene encoding transcription elongation factor B polypeptide 3, with translation MTSTSNLADVVRHYQRSIERHNEDETRLLHCITKLFNLPITFEHLQETGIGKTVNALRKINGEVGVAAKTLVTKWKAMVAAEEEPTTVQSSHSNSNEDDSNRSTNGRRSSEEDQDQENKGSNSSGTEDTRSTQKHKSSKSHEERRPKSSDHKSKSSSSSSHSHSHNSSSSKSHSKSRSEGEKKHKSSSSDEKSKHRSSKEQKSSSSSSKSKDSISSHSNAKSASESSKQKHHSSSSSHKSDHTKSKHEKSKEDKSQHHNSEQKVAKDKSDKHKSSSTSTSAKSSSSSSKRTRSPQRLDEESPKSKKPKSKPKADVVEQKETADGFDSSMGANFDDVLGMLNMPLSGKKSALKPKISPNKPTPTIATNTSSAAASNSAKRLPPTASVPSNMRLTSTSTKKPELLAPSAKLEPLDPSIALELPTISNNYKPMPLNQTVMDVVFNHGVSSSVHRAPRINESEALAAGISSKTMRTKIYSGVRTGQILQVPSLFDLCIRVLQKNIDALEYTGGVPFEVLRPVLERATPHQLLNFEEYNPYLMEDSDVLWQQHVHRHYRGQRREEMETWREMFLRCEDEKARRLSTIAENIKASQKISEAPVRKTQLAFVDSMVKPPRSVQRKQEQYGTNRKLIATPAARVAALSNVTPNAAKVGDARLRVLGSARDAAQVSAAPMRNKKAPLMAKALQLIRGRQRR, from the exons ATGACGTCCACCAGCAATCTGGCCGATGTTGTTCGCCACTATCAACGCAGCATTGAACGTCACAACGAGGATGAGACACGC CTGCTACACTGCATCACGAAGCTGTTTAACCTGCCGATCACATTCGAGCACCTGCAGGAAACTGGCATTGGCAAGACGGTGAATGCGCTGCGGAAGATCAATGGCGAGGTCGGCGTAGCTGCCAAAACTCTAGTCACGAAATGGAAGGCGATGGTCGCTGCCGAGGAGGAGCCGACAACAGTTCAGAgtagccacagcaacagcaatgagGACGACTCGAATCGCTCGACGAATGGTCGACGTTCCAGCGAAGAGGATCAGGATCAGGAGAACAAGGGCAGCAACAGCTCAGGCACTGAGGATACGCGCAGTACACAAAAGCACAAGTCCTCTAAGTCGCACGAGGAGCGACGTCCCAAGTCCAGTGATCACAAGAGCAaatccagcagcagcagcagtcacagccacagtcacaacagcagcagcagcaagagtcACTCGAAGAGCAGATCGGAAGGCGAGAAGAAacacaagagcagcagcagcgatgagAAGTCGAAGCATCGTAGCAGCAAGGAGCAGAAAAGCAGCAGTAGTAGCAGCAAGTCCAAGGACTCGAttagcagccacagcaatgCCAAAAGCGCCAGCGAGAGCAGCAAGCAAAAACATCACAGTAGTAGCAGCAGCCATAAAAGTGATCACACCAAGTCGAAGCACGAGAAGAGCAAGGAG GACAAATCACAGCATCACAACAGCGAACAAAAGGTGGCCAAAGACAAATCGGATAAACACAAATCTTCCTCCACGTCAACGTCAGCCAaatcatcttcatcatcatcgaagCGAACACGCAGTCCACAGCGACTGGACGAGGAGTCGCCCAAGTCaaagaaaccaaaaagcaaaccCAAAGCTGATGTTGTGGAGCAGAAGGAGACTGCCGATGGTTTTGATTCCAGCATGGGCGCCAATTTCGATGATGTGCTCGGCATGCTCAATATGCCGCTAAGTGGCAAGAAGAGTGCCCTTAAGCCGAAGATTTCCCCCAACAAACCAACGCCAACAATTGCAACTAACACATCCTCTGCCGCTGCTTCAAATTCAGCCAAGAGATTACCTCCAACTGCAAGTGTTCCCAGCAACATGAGGCTCACCAGCACCAGCACCAAG AAACCAGAGCTTCTGGCGCCCTCGGCTAAACTGGAGCCATTGGATCCCAGCATAGCTCTCGAACTGCCAACCATATCGAACAACTACAAACCTATGCCTCTCAACCAAACGGTCATGGATGTGGTCTTCAATCACGGTGTCAGCAGCAGTGTCCACAGGGCGCCAAGGATCAATGAATCGGAGGCATTGGCAGCTGGAATTTCATCCAAGACAATGCG CACCAAGATCTACTCAGGCGTCAGAACCGGACAAATTCTGCAGGTGCCATCACTCTTCGATCTCTGTATTCGAGTACTGCAGAAGAACATTGATG CTCTCGAATATACGGGTGGTGTGCCCTTTGAAGTGCTGCGTCCCGTCTTGGAGCGCGCCACACCGCATCAGCTATTGAATTTCGAGGAGTACAATCCATATCTGATGGAGGACAGCGATGTGCTTTGGCAGCAGCATGTGCATCGGCATTATCGCGGTCAACGCCGCGAGGAAATGGAAACATGGCGAGAAATGTTTTTG CGATGCGAGGATGAAAAGGCACGCAGGCTGAGCACAATCGCCGAGAACATAAAGGCATCACAGAAAATCAGCGAGGCGCCTGTGCGGAAAACTCAATTGGCTTTTGTGGACTCAATGGTGAAGCCACCGCGCAGTGTGCAACGCAAGCAGGAGCAATATGGCACCAATCGCAAGCTAATTGCCACTCCAGCAGCTCGTGTGGCGGCGCTGTCCAATGTGACGCCCAATGCTGCCAAGGTGGGCGATGCCAGACTTCGAGTTCTTGGCTCAGCGCGCGATGCAGCACAAGTTT CTGCGGCTCCGATGCGAAACAAGAAGGCACCACTCATGGCCAAGGCGCTGCAGCTGATACGCGGACGGCAAAGGCGCTAG